The following are from one region of the Cetobacterium somerae genome:
- a CDS encoding acyl-CoA dehydrogenase: MDFTLTKSQELFKQMITAFAENEVKPLAAEIDEEERFPVETVEKMSKTGLMGIVIPTQYGGAGGDQIMYTMAVEELSKVCGTTGVILSAHTSLGVAPILEFGTEEQKQKYLPKMASGEWIGAFGLTEPNAGTDAAGQQTTAWFDEKTNEWVLNGSKIFITNAGYAHVYIIFAMTDKSAGLKGISTFIVEADTPGFSVGKKEKKLGIKGSATCELIFEDCRIPKENLVGAIGKGFKIAMMTLDGGRIGIAAQALGIAGGALDETIKYVKERKQFGRALSQFQNTQFQIADMYAKVEASKHLVYKAAWKKSRKENYSVDAATAKLFAAETAMDVTTKAVQLHGGYGYTREYPVERMMRDAKITEIYEGTSEVQRMVIAGSLLK, encoded by the coding sequence ATGGATTTTACATTAACTAAATCGCAAGAACTTTTTAAGCAAATGATTACAGCTTTTGCTGAAAATGAAGTTAAACCTCTTGCTGCTGAAATTGATGAGGAAGAGAGATTCCCTGTTGAAACTGTTGAAAAAATGAGTAAAACTGGTCTTATGGGAATTGTTATTCCTACTCAATACGGTGGTGCTGGTGGAGACCAAATTATGTATACTATGGCTGTTGAAGAGCTTTCAAAAGTTTGTGGTACTACTGGAGTTATCCTTTCTGCTCATACATCTTTAGGAGTTGCTCCTATTTTAGAGTTTGGAACTGAGGAGCAAAAGCAAAAGTATCTTCCTAAAATGGCTTCTGGTGAATGGATTGGTGCTTTTGGTTTAACTGAACCAAACGCTGGTACTGACGCTGCTGGACAACAAACTACTGCTTGGTTTGATGAAAAAACTAATGAGTGGGTATTAAACGGTTCTAAAATATTCATAACAAATGCTGGATATGCTCACGTTTATATTATATTTGCCATGACTGATAAATCAGCTGGTTTAAAAGGTATCTCTACTTTCATAGTTGAAGCTGATACTCCTGGATTCTCTGTAGGTAAAAAAGAGAAAAAGCTTGGAATTAAAGGTTCAGCTACTTGTGAGTTAATCTTTGAAGATTGTAGAATTCCAAAGGAAAACTTAGTTGGAGCTATTGGAAAAGGATTTAAAATTGCAATGATGACTCTTGATGGAGGAAGAATTGGAATTGCTGCTCAAGCTCTTGGAATTGCTGGTGGAGCTTTAGATGAAACTATTAAATATGTAAAAGAGAGAAAACAATTTGGAAGAGCTCTTTCTCAATTCCAAAATACACAGTTCCAAATTGCTGATATGTATGCAAAAGTGGAAGCTTCAAAACACCTAGTTTACAAAGCTGCTTGGAAAAAATCTAGAAAAGAAAACTACTCAGTTGATGCTGCTACAGCAAAACTATTTGCTGCTGAAACAGCTATGGATGTAACAACAAAAGCTGTTCAACTTCATGGAGGATATGGATATACAAGAGAGTATCCTGTTGAGAGAATGATGAGAGATGCTAAAATTACTGAGATTTATGAGGGAACTTCAGAAGTTCAAAGAATGGTTATCGCAGGATCATTACTAAAGTAA
- a CDS encoding acetyl-CoA C-acetyltransferase, whose translation MEKIYIVAAKRTPIGSFLGSLNKISPSHLAGEVIKNILEETKVDPNNLDEVIIGNVLSAGHAQGVGRQSAIRGGVPYSVPAYSLNIICGSGMKAVMSAYQIIKSGEASLILAGGTESMSQAPHLLNHNIRTGIKMGDSLAKDHMILDALTDAFHGIHMGITAENIAEKHNISREEQDHFSIESQQKAITAIDSGRFKDEIVPIEVKDRKETIVVDTDEYPNRKTSLEKLSQLRPAFKKDGSVTAGNASGINDGAAILLIASESAVKKYNLTPLVEIVGVGQGGVDPLVMGLGPVPAIKNVLDKTGMKLEDMDILELNEAFAVQSLGVMKELCEMYSIDPAWFNDKTNVNGGAIALGHPVGASGARILTTLVHEMKKRKSEYGLASLCIGGGMGTAIIVKNVQ comes from the coding sequence ATGGAAAAAATCTATATTGTAGCTGCAAAAAGAACTCCCATTGGATCTTTTTTAGGTTCTTTAAACAAAATATCTCCAAGCCATTTAGCTGGAGAAGTTATAAAAAATATTCTTGAAGAAACTAAAGTTGATCCTAATAACTTAGATGAAGTTATTATTGGAAATGTTTTATCTGCTGGACATGCTCAAGGAGTTGGAAGACAATCAGCTATTAGAGGAGGAGTTCCTTACTCAGTTCCAGCTTACTCTTTAAATATTATCTGCGGAAGTGGAATGAAAGCTGTTATGTCAGCATATCAAATTATAAAATCTGGTGAAGCTTCTCTTATTTTAGCAGGTGGAACTGAATCTATGTCACAAGCTCCACATCTACTTAATCACAACATCAGAACAGGAATTAAAATGGGAGATTCTTTAGCTAAAGATCATATGATTTTAGATGCTTTAACAGATGCTTTCCATGGAATTCACATGGGAATAACTGCTGAAAATATAGCTGAAAAGCATAATATCTCTAGAGAAGAGCAAGATCATTTTTCTATAGAGTCTCAACAAAAGGCAATTACTGCAATTGATAGTGGACGTTTCAAAGATGAGATTGTTCCTATTGAAGTAAAGGATAGAAAAGAAACAATAGTTGTTGATACAGATGAATATCCAAATAGAAAAACATCTTTAGAAAAGCTTTCTCAACTTAGACCTGCATTCAAAAAAGATGGTTCTGTTACAGCTGGAAACGCTTCTGGTATAAATGATGGAGCTGCGATTTTACTTATAGCTTCTGAATCAGCTGTTAAAAAATATAACTTAACTCCTTTAGTTGAGATTGTTGGAGTTGGACAAGGAGGAGTTGATCCTTTAGTTATGGGGCTTGGACCTGTTCCAGCTATAAAAAATGTTTTAGATAAAACTGGAATGAAATTAGAAGATATGGATATCTTAGAACTTAATGAAGCTTTTGCAGTTCAATCTCTTGGAGTTATGAAAGAGCTTTGTGAAATGTATTCAATAGACCCTGCTTGGTTTAACGATAAAACTAATGTTAACGGTGGTGCAATTGCTTTAGGACACCCTGTTGGTGCTAGTGGAGCTAGAATACTAACTACCCTTGTACATGAAATGAAAAAAAGAAAATCTGAATATGGTTTAGCAAGTCTTTGTATCGGTGGAGGAATGGGGACTGCAATAATAGTAAAAAATGTTCAATAA
- a CDS encoding 3-oxoacid CoA-transferase subunit B yields MELTKERVREIIARRVAKEFKDGDVVNLGIGLPTEVANYIPDSIYVALQSENGLIGMGPTPCEAEKDCRISNAGGSLVTIAPGGCFFDSFTSFGIIRGGHVDATVLGALQVDEKGNLANWMVPGKMVPGMGGAMDLVVGAKKVIIAMEHTAKGAPKILKNCTLPLTAASEVNMIITEKGVMEVTDKGIILKELSPYSSIEDIKNSTEATLIIDEDLKVMEV; encoded by the coding sequence ATGGAACTTACAAAAGAAAGAGTTAGAGAGATTATAGCTAGAAGAGTTGCTAAAGAATTTAAAGATGGAGACGTAGTTAATTTAGGAATTGGATTACCTACAGAAGTTGCTAACTATATCCCCGATTCTATATATGTTGCACTACAATCTGAAAATGGTTTAATTGGTATGGGGCCTACTCCTTGTGAAGCTGAAAAGGATTGTAGAATATCTAATGCAGGAGGATCATTAGTTACTATTGCTCCTGGGGGATGTTTCTTTGATAGCTTCACATCATTTGGAATCATTCGTGGTGGGCATGTAGATGCCACTGTTTTAGGAGCTTTACAAGTTGATGAAAAAGGAAACCTAGCAAACTGGATGGTTCCTGGGAAAATGGTTCCTGGAATGGGAGGAGCTATGGATTTAGTTGTGGGAGCTAAAAAAGTTATTATTGCTATGGAACATACAGCTAAAGGAGCTCCAAAAATCTTAAAAAACTGTACGTTACCTCTTACAGCCGCTAGTGAAGTTAATATGATTATTACAGAAAAAGGTGTTATGGAAGTTACTGATAAAGGTATTATTTTAAAAGAACTTAGTCCATACTCATCTATTGAGGATATTAAAAACTCTACTGAAGCTACTTTAATTATTGATGAAGATTTAAAAGTTATGGAAGTATAA
- a CDS encoding CoA transferase subunit A: MKKLVSVDFAASLIKDGSSLMTGGFLKCGSPKEVIEKLLENGTKDLTLIANDTSFPDFERGKLVVNKRIKKAIVSHIGTNPETGKQMHSGEMEVVLVPQGTLAERIRAAGAGLGGILTPTGIGTVVQEGKEVIEVDGKKYLLEKPLRADVALIYGTKVDSFGNVSFHGSTRNFNTIMATAADTVIVEAEEIIDGCLDPNEVVIPGIFVDYIVKGGR; encoded by the coding sequence ATGAAAAAATTGGTCTCTGTTGATTTTGCAGCATCACTTATTAAAGACGGTTCATCTCTTATGACTGGAGGTTTTTTAAAGTGTGGCTCTCCTAAGGAGGTTATCGAAAAATTATTGGAAAATGGTACTAAGGACTTAACTCTTATTGCCAATGATACAAGTTTTCCAGATTTTGAAAGAGGAAAGCTTGTTGTTAACAAAAGAATTAAAAAAGCTATTGTATCTCACATTGGTACTAATCCTGAAACTGGTAAACAGATGCATAGTGGTGAAATGGAAGTTGTGCTAGTTCCTCAAGGAACTCTTGCTGAAAGAATTCGAGCTGCTGGAGCTGGACTTGGTGGGATTTTAACTCCAACTGGAATTGGAACTGTTGTTCAAGAGGGAAAAGAGGTTATTGAAGTAGATGGAAAGAAATATCTTCTTGAAAAACCATTAAGAGCTGATGTAGCACTTATTTACGGAACAAAAGTTGATTCTTTTGGAAACGTATCATTTCACGGTTCAACTAGAAACTTTAATACTATAATGGCTACTGCTGCTGATACAGTAATTGTTGAAGCTGAAGAAATTATTGATGGATGCTTAGATCCTAACGAAGTGGTTATTCCAGGAATATTTGTGGACTATATCGTTAAGGGAGGAAGATAA
- a CDS encoding TetR/AcrR family transcriptional regulator translates to MKTRDKILDCAQRLFSEEGFDKVSTKRIAKEAECNEVTIFRLFGTKNRVLEEIINKFVEESKIIRSLHESLTGELEQDIAKSILLYQNFLHQHEIIFRLQLKLSDSENQKFLRTIDFKNYLVDHFIGVFHEHKIHYSPEIFVNDMLSSVMGSFLLKILTQGKFTGERDGHFLSEKIKFYQNSINQYKKTE, encoded by the coding sequence ATGAAAACACGGGATAAAATTTTAGATTGTGCACAAAGACTCTTTTCAGAAGAGGGATTTGATAAAGTTTCAACAAAACGTATTGCCAAGGAAGCAGAGTGTAATGAAGTTACTATTTTTAGATTGTTTGGAACTAAAAATAGAGTTTTAGAGGAGATAATAAATAAATTTGTAGAGGAGAGTAAAATTATTCGTTCTTTACACGAAAGTTTAACGGGAGAGCTAGAACAAGATATAGCTAAAAGTATATTACTTTATCAAAATTTCTTACATCAACATGAGATAATTTTTAGACTTCAACTAAAATTGTCAGATAGTGAGAATCAAAAATTTCTTAGAACAATTGATTTTAAAAACTACTTAGTAGATCATTTTATTGGAGTTTTTCACGAACATAAAATTCATTATTCTCCTGAAATTTTTGTAAATGATATGTTAAGTAGTGTAATGGGTAGTTTTCTTTTAAAAATTTTAACGCAGGGAAAATTCACAGGAGAAAGGGATGGGCATTTTTTAAGTGAAAAAATTAAATTTTATCAAAATTCAATTAATCAATATAAAAAAACTGAGTAA
- a CDS encoding 3-hydroxybutyryl-CoA dehydrogenase: MKVFIVGAGVMASGIAQVFATGGHEVLMTDICAEALEKAKKGFVKSLSKLVEKEKITEDRKNEILAKIHTTSNIADAKDADLVIEAVSERMNIKKELFSKLDEICSEKAIFATNTSSLSITEIACATKHPERVIGMHFFNPAPVMKLIEIIKGYTTSQEVYETILKLSKELGKEPVLCEEAPGFVVNRVLIPMINEAIGILADGVATAEDIDNAMKYGANHPIGPLALGDLVGLDVVLAIMDVLATEFGDPKYRAHSLLKKMVRAGKLGRKSGEGFYKY, translated from the coding sequence ATGAAAGTATTTATTGTAGGTGCTGGAGTTATGGCAAGTGGTATTGCTCAAGTTTTTGCAACGGGTGGTCATGAGGTTTTAATGACAGACATTTGTGCTGAAGCTCTTGAAAAAGCAAAAAAAGGTTTTGTAAAAAGTTTAAGTAAGTTAGTTGAAAAAGAGAAAATTACAGAGGATAGAAAAAATGAGATTTTAGCAAAGATCCATACAACTTCAAATATTGCTGATGCAAAAGATGCTGATTTAGTTATTGAAGCTGTATCTGAAAGAATGAATATTAAAAAAGAATTATTTTCTAAATTAGATGAAATCTGTTCTGAGAAAGCTATATTTGCAACTAATACATCTTCGCTTTCTATAACTGAGATTGCGTGTGCTACAAAGCATCCTGAAAGAGTTATAGGAATGCACTTCTTCAATCCTGCTCCTGTTATGAAGCTTATTGAAATTATTAAAGGCTATACTACAAGTCAAGAAGTTTATGAAACTATTTTAAAACTTTCTAAAGAACTTGGAAAAGAACCTGTTTTATGTGAAGAAGCTCCTGGATTTGTTGTAAATAGAGTTTTAATTCCTATGATTAACGAAGCTATTGGAATTTTAGCTGATGGTGTTGCTACTGCTGAAGATATTGATAACGCTATGAAATACGGTGCAAATCACCCAATTGGACCACTAGCTTTAGGAGATTTAGTTGGACTTGATGTTGTTTTAGCAATTATGGATGTTTTAGCTACAGAGTTTGGAGACCCTAAGTATAGAGCTCACTCACTTTTAAAGAAAATGGTTAGAGCTGGAAAACTTGGAAGAAAATCTGGTGAAGGATTCTATAAATACTAA
- a CDS encoding enoyl-CoA hydratase-related protein, giving the protein MVFKNLLTEIHGKICIVKINRPESLNALNEETYKEIHQCFSQLEKNDEIDVILLTGEGRSFVAGADISFMKDLSTKEAKEFGILGTNAFNAVENINKVVIAVINGFALGGGCELAMSCDIRIASDKAKLGQPEVTLGITPGSGGTQRLPRLVGLAKAKELIYTGNIIDAQEAKSIGLVNQVIEHDKLMEYALNMANKISSNAKLAVQYSKEAINKGIQVDETTSMFIESSLFGLCFSTEDQKEGMSAFLEKRKANFINK; this is encoded by the coding sequence ATGGTATTTAAAAATCTTTTAACTGAAATTCATGGAAAAATCTGTATAGTTAAAATTAACAGACCTGAATCTTTAAATGCTTTAAACGAAGAAACTTACAAAGAGATTCACCAGTGCTTTTCTCAGTTAGAAAAAAATGATGAGATTGATGTTATTTTACTAACAGGTGAGGGGCGTTCTTTTGTGGCAGGAGCTGACATCTCTTTTATGAAAGATTTAAGTACAAAAGAGGCTAAAGAATTCGGTATTTTAGGTACAAATGCTTTTAATGCAGTGGAAAATATCAATAAAGTTGTTATTGCTGTTATTAATGGATTTGCTCTTGGTGGTGGATGCGAACTTGCTATGTCTTGTGATATTAGAATTGCTTCTGATAAAGCAAAACTTGGGCAACCTGAGGTTACACTTGGTATTACTCCAGGTTCAGGTGGAACTCAAAGACTTCCTCGATTAGTTGGTCTAGCTAAAGCTAAAGAGCTTATATATACAGGTAATATTATTGATGCTCAAGAAGCTAAATCTATCGGTTTAGTTAATCAAGTTATTGAGCATGATAAACTTATGGAATATGCACTAAATATGGCAAATAAAATTAGTTCTAATGCTAAATTGGCAGTTCAGTATTCAAAAGAAGCTATAAATAAAGGAATTCAAGTGGATGAAACTACGTCAATGTTCATTGAAAGCAGCTTATTTGGACTTTGTTTCTCAACAGAGGATCAAAAAGAGGGTATGTCTGCATTTTTAGAAAAAAGAAAAGCAAACTTTATTAACAAATAA
- a CDS encoding Na+/H+ antiporter NhaC family protein, which translates to MGTVTAIIKLSPVLVLAGLMMSGYDALLAAPLATVYAALVASLVAKKKISDIIDACIKNAREMQIAFFILMMAYAMAEAFMSTGVGASIINIALGFGLTARTVAVVGVIVTSILSIATGTSWGTFAACAPIFLWLNHIVQGNMFLTLAAIAGGACFGDNIGLISDTTIVSSGIQRVEVVKRIRHQGVWSGLVLVCAVITFYVVSVAMGLPTEVGSPVEAINQIPESAWAALAEKRESAVALLNQVKSGVPYYMVIPLILVLVSAFKGVNTLLCLFLGIFASFVCGTFAGTVESPSAFLDLIYTGFEGAGSWVIVMMMWVAAFGGIMKIMDAFRPVSILIKRISGNVRQLMFYNGVLSVLGNAALADEMAQIVTIGPIIKELVEKNVKGSPQDIETLRLRNATFSDALGVFGSQLIPWHVYIGFYLGIANAVYPLASFTAMSIIKFNFMAYIAVGSILILTLTGLDRFIPRFALPSEPNVQLAGENEEVEVAAETEELA; encoded by the coding sequence ATGGGAACGGTAACGGCGATAATAAAGCTTAGTCCAGTTTTAGTTTTGGCAGGACTAATGATGAGTGGGTATGATGCATTATTAGCAGCACCTTTAGCAACAGTATATGCAGCACTTGTAGCATCACTTGTGGCAAAGAAAAAAATAAGTGATATTATAGATGCTTGTATAAAAAATGCAAGAGAGATGCAAATAGCCTTTTTTATCCTAATGATGGCATATGCAATGGCAGAAGCTTTTATGTCAACAGGAGTTGGAGCTTCTATAATTAACATAGCTTTAGGGTTTGGATTAACAGCTAGAACTGTTGCAGTAGTTGGAGTTATAGTAACATCGATTCTATCAATTGCTACAGGAACAAGTTGGGGAACGTTTGCAGCATGTGCACCAATATTCTTATGGCTAAACCATATAGTTCAAGGAAATATGTTCTTAACTTTAGCAGCAATAGCTGGCGGAGCATGTTTTGGAGATAACATTGGTCTTATATCAGATACAACAATAGTAAGTTCTGGAATTCAAAGAGTTGAAGTTGTAAAAAGAATAAGACATCAAGGGGTTTGGTCAGGTTTAGTACTTGTGTGTGCAGTAATAACTTTCTATGTAGTGAGTGTTGCTATGGGATTACCAACAGAGGTTGGAAGTCCAGTTGAGGCTATAAATCAAATACCTGAATCAGCATGGGCCGCTCTAGCAGAAAAAAGAGAGAGTGCAGTAGCATTGCTTAATCAAGTTAAAAGTGGAGTACCTTATTATATGGTTATTCCTCTAATTCTAGTTTTAGTTTCAGCATTTAAAGGAGTAAATACACTATTATGTTTATTCCTTGGAATTTTTGCATCTTTTGTATGTGGAACTTTTGCTGGAACTGTTGAAAGTCCATCAGCGTTTTTAGATCTAATCTACACAGGATTTGAAGGAGCAGGATCTTGGGTTATCGTAATGATGATGTGGGTTGCAGCATTTGGTGGAATAATGAAAATTATGGATGCCTTCAGACCGGTATCGATTCTTATTAAAAGGATTTCTGGAAATGTTAGACAACTTATGTTTTACAATGGTGTTTTATCAGTATTAGGAAACGCTGCTTTAGCAGATGAAATGGCACAAATTGTGACTATAGGACCAATTATAAAAGAACTTGTTGAAAAAAATGTAAAAGGAAGTCCACAAGATATTGAGACTTTAAGACTTAGAAACGCAACATTTAGTGATGCATTAGGAGTTTTTGGATCTCAACTAATTCCATGGCACGTTTACATAGGGTTCTACTTAGGAATTGCAAATGCAGTGTATCCTTTAGCATCATTTACAGCAATGAGTATTATAAAGTTTAACTTTATGGCTTACATAGCTGTTGGAAGTATTTTAATACTTACTTTAACAGGGCTTGATAGATTTATTCCAAGATTTGCGTTACCATCAGAGCCAAATGTGCAGTTAGCAGGAGAAAACGAAGAGGTAGAAGTAGCAGCAGAAACAGAAGAGTTAGCATAA
- the kal gene encoding 3-aminobutyryl-CoA ammonia lyase translates to MTKSMIRLRMSSADAHYGGNLVDGARILQLFGDVATELLIKHDGDEGLFKAYSEVEFMAPVYAGDYLEVVGEITKVGNTSRAMSFEARKVIIPRADICDSAADFLEEPIVVCKAVGTCVVPKAVQRKG, encoded by the coding sequence ATGACAAAATCAATGATAAGATTAAGAATGAGTTCAGCAGATGCTCATTATGGTGGAAATTTAGTAGACGGAGCAAGAATTTTACAGTTATTTGGAGACGTAGCAACAGAGCTACTTATAAAGCATGATGGGGATGAAGGTTTATTCAAGGCTTATAGTGAGGTAGAGTTCATGGCTCCTGTATATGCTGGAGATTATTTAGAGGTTGTAGGAGAGATTACAAAAGTTGGGAATACTTCAAGAGCTATGAGTTTTGAAGCTAGAAAAGTAATTATTCCAAGAGCTGATATTTGTGATTCAGCAGCAGATTTTTTAGAAGAACCTATTGTAGTGTGTAAAGCAGTTGGTACTTGTGTTGTTCCAAAAGCTGTTCAGAGAAAGGGGTAG
- the kce gene encoding 3-keto-5-aminohexanoate cleavage enzyme yields MEKLIITAAICGAEVTKEHNPAVPYTVEEIAREAYSAYKAGASVIHLHVREDDGTPTQRKERYDECIKAIKERCPDVIVQPSTGGSVGMTSAERLEPVDLKPEMATLDCGTLNFGGDEIFVNTENMIKEFGKKMIDLGVKPEVEVFDKSMIDMAIRLCKKGFIKEPIHFSFVMGVNGGISGDLRDFIFLKESIPCGSTYSVAGIGRFEFTLAAASIISGGHVRVGFEDNVYIEKGVLAKSNGELVEKVVRLAKEFGREIANPTEARKILGLN; encoded by the coding sequence ATGGAAAAGTTGATAATAACAGCAGCAATTTGTGGTGCTGAAGTAACAAAAGAACACAATCCAGCTGTACCGTATACAGTAGAAGAGATTGCTAGAGAAGCTTACAGTGCATATAAAGCGGGAGCGAGTGTTATCCATCTTCATGTTAGAGAGGACGATGGAACTCCAACTCAAAGAAAAGAAAGATATGATGAGTGCATAAAAGCTATAAAAGAGAGATGTCCAGATGTAATAGTTCAACCTTCTACAGGGGGGTCAGTGGGGATGACCTCAGCTGAAAGATTGGAGCCAGTTGATTTAAAACCAGAGATGGCAACATTAGATTGTGGAACATTAAACTTTGGTGGCGACGAAATTTTTGTGAACACTGAGAATATGATTAAAGAGTTTGGAAAAAAGATGATAGATTTGGGTGTTAAGCCAGAGGTTGAAGTTTTTGATAAATCAATGATAGACATGGCAATTAGATTGTGCAAAAAAGGATTTATTAAAGAGCCGATTCACTTTAGTTTTGTAATGGGAGTAAATGGTGGAATTTCTGGAGATTTAAGAGATTTCATATTTTTAAAAGAGAGCATACCTTGTGGATCTACATATTCAGTTGCTGGAATTGGAAGATTTGAATTCACTCTTGCGGCGGCTTCTATAATATCAGGAGGTCACGTAAGAGTTGGATTTGAAGACAATGTATATATTGAAAAAGGTGTATTAGCAAAAAGTAATGGTGAATTAGTTGAAAAAGTTGTAAGACTTGCAAAGGAGTTTGGAAGAGAGATTGCAAATCCAACTGAGGCAAGAAAAATATTAGGTTTAAATTAA
- the kdd gene encoding L-erythro-3,5-diaminohexanoate dehydrogenase, translating to MKKGCKFGTHRVIEPVGSLPQGALKISNDMEIMSNEVLINVQTLNIDSASFTQIKEACNKDEKKMAEMIESIVAERGKMQNPVTGSGGMLIGTIEKIGPDFPDKNLKVGDKIATLVSLSLTPLKIEKIKKINISNDQVDVDAKAILFESGIYAVLPNDVPEKLALAALDVAGAPAQVEKLVKEGDTVCIIGGGGKSGILCCYQAMKNVGKTGKVIVFEYSEANAQRIRDLGLAHAVLVGDATKPVEIYNKINEITNGELCDVVINNVNVPGTEMSSILITKDDGVVYFFSMATSFTKAALGAEGVGKDVTMIVGNGYTKGHANLTLEIIRESKSIRELFEKLYV from the coding sequence ATGAAAAAGGGATGCAAATTTGGAACACACAGAGTAATAGAGCCTGTTGGATCATTACCACAAGGAGCATTAAAAATATCTAATGATATGGAGATTATGTCAAATGAAGTATTAATTAATGTACAAACTCTAAATATTGATTCAGCTAGTTTTACACAAATTAAAGAAGCATGTAATAAAGATGAGAAAAAAATGGCAGAGATGATTGAAAGTATCGTAGCAGAGAGAGGAAAAATGCAAAATCCTGTTACAGGGTCAGGAGGAATGTTAATTGGAACTATTGAAAAAATAGGACCAGATTTCCCGGATAAAAACTTAAAGGTTGGAGATAAAATAGCAACTTTAGTTTCTCTTTCGTTAACGCCTTTAAAAATAGAGAAGATTAAAAAGATTAATATTTCAAATGATCAAGTAGACGTAGATGCAAAAGCAATTTTATTTGAAAGTGGAATATATGCTGTTTTACCAAATGATGTTCCTGAAAAATTAGCACTTGCAGCACTAGATGTAGCTGGAGCACCTGCTCAAGTTGAAAAGTTAGTTAAAGAGGGAGATACAGTTTGTATAATTGGTGGAGGAGGAAAATCAGGAATCCTTTGCTGTTATCAAGCTATGAAAAATGTAGGGAAAACTGGAAAAGTTATAGTATTTGAATATTCAGAAGCAAATGCTCAAAGAATTAGAGACTTAGGACTTGCTCATGCTGTATTAGTAGGAGACGCAACAAAGCCAGTAGAAATCTATAATAAAATAAATGAAATCACAAATGGGGAGTTATGTGATGTTGTAATAAATAACGTAAATGTTCCTGGAACAGAGATGTCATCAATATTAATAACAAAAGATGATGGAGTAGTTTACTTCTTCTCAATGGCCACATCATTTACAAAAGCTGCTTTAGGAGCAGAGGGTGTAGGTAAAGATGTAACTATGATAGTTGGAAATGGATATACAAAAGGACATGCTAATTTAACTTTAGAAATTATAAGAGAATCAAAATCAATTAGAGAGTTGTTTGAAAAGCTATACGTTTAA